The Swingsia samuiensis genome contains the following window.
CTCGAAAAAGGCGATTAGCATCTATGGTGAATGTCTCATCATTTATTCCTGACGTGGTGGATCCATGACTTTCCCGTCGAGTTTGGAAAATGCTGTAAATAGTTGGCTGATAGCCTTTCCAGCTCTTTTCTCAATCATAAATCCTATTGGCGCTTCCTTGATTTTTGCTCAAGCAACAGAAGGAAGAACCCGCAAAGAAGTTGTTGATCTTGCCCGGAAGGTTGCATTGAATTCACTGGGAATCATTCTGGTTTCTATGTGGTTCGGGAATGTGATTTTGTCCTTTTTCGGGATCAGTATGAATGCTTTGCGTATAACAGGTGGTTTGGTTGTAGCCTCTCGTGCATGGACACTTTTGCAGGCTCCGGCAGAACGAACAGAAGCGGTTAAAGAGAAACAGGCTTTGCAAGATGGAAAGACTGTTGCAGCACCTGATTTGATGGAACGGGCATTTTTTCCATTGGCTCTTCCTTTTACTGTGGGGCCGGGAAGTATATCCGTTGCGATTGCATTGAGTTCTTCTATTCCTCCGCATATGCCGTTAGCTGATTATTATATGGGCATTTCAGCAGCCGGAACAGCAATGGGAATTGTGATTGCTGTTGCATATACCTATGCAGAGCGAATTGTAGCGATGCTAGGTGTTGGCGGAGCACGAATAGTTAGTCGATTAGCCGCTCTGATTTTGCTTTCGATTGGTATTCAAATCCTGATTACGGGAATTCAAGGCTTTTCAGTAGATACAATACATCTGGCTCATAAAGAGCTTTAGGATCAATCGCGTAAAACGCGATTTGTCAGATCGCGCAGGTGGGGAATAACGAGGCCTTGAAACCACGGGTTTTGTTTTTCCCAAGCCGTTGTTCGCCAAGATGGGTGCGGAAGAGGGAAAAAACCTTTCTCAAGATGTGTACGAAAATGGAACACACGCTCGGTGACAGTCCCGCGCTCTAGGAAATAATTTTGAGCGTAGCTTCCAACAAGCAATGTTAATTTTATATTTGGTAATAGGTTTGTAACTCTTTGCCGCCATAATGGAGCACATTCGGTGCGAGGAGGGAGGTCTCCTCCCTTCGGGGCTTTCCCAGGGTAGCAAAGCCCCATTGGGAAAATAGCAATTTTATGTTGATTATAGAAATCTGTAGTAGAAAGATCGAGCCATTTTCTTAGACGATCTCCTGAGGGATCAGAAAAAGATTTGTTATTATGATGTGCTTTAGTGCCTGGTGCTTGACCTATAATTAATAGGCGAGCAGATGCGGCTATGTGAATGATTGGCCGTGCCCCCAAGGGAAGAAAGGGGGCACATACGCGACAGAGACGAATTTCTTTCTCAAGAGCAGAAAGGCGTTTTTGAAAAGATGGAGTATCAATCATTCATCTTCAGTGGGTAGGATGAAGTTGGGGTCCCAAGCGTAGCGTGCTTGAGGAATATAAACGGAATCTCCTCCAGATTTAACGCTTTCAAATAAGGTAATATGGTCAACGTCCATCGGTGGGCTACGAAAAAGATTATGCCGCTGGATCCAATGGGCTGTTTCTTCACGTAGAGAGGGTGCTGTATAGCCGATACTTATATGCGGATAGAACCGATTTTTGATGGGGGGGTACCCTGCTTTTCTGAAAAGAGTTTCGAGTTTGTTTTGGAGAGACAGGAGTGCGTCAGAACGTTCTATATTAATGATAAGTTTATCAGACACATCTCCCTCGAGGATACCAACCCCTGATAAAGAGAGAGGGAAAGGTTTCCAGTGGAGGGTGTTCAGCGCAGAATCCATGTCTTCTAGTAAATGGCGGTTGGTAATTTCTCCTGCAAAGCGCAGGGTAAGATGGTAGTTCTGAATGGGAACCCATTGGACATTTGGCATGGAGCCACGAAGTAGCGCGATGGATTGTTTAATTGGAGCGGATAGATCGATTGCGACAAATAGTCTCAAAGGAAGTTTTCCATTAACAAAAGTTTAAAGACACCGTAGGTTGGCTTGACCGTTTTGGTAAAATCACCACATTATTATTTAGAGTATAGTGGATTGGTGATTTAATCCACTTAATCGTTCGTTCATGCGGATGATTTTCTGGAAAAGGTGTTATGGCTTTTAATTCCAATTTTACCAAAGCTGGCGTGCAATCTGGGGCAGGGGCTCTTGATGCTGGGTTAAGGGCTTATATGTGCCGTGTCTTTAATTGGATGGCACTGGGGCTTTTGATAACCGGCGTAGTTGCTTTTGGCGTAGCTGAAACCTCTTTACGAGGATTTTTCTTTCACGCTGTAGAACTTTCGAACGGCAGTATTATGCTCCGTCCAACGTTGTTGGAGTGGGCTGCAATATTCTCCCCGCTGCTTTTTGTGATGAGCTTATCCGTTGGGATCAATCGTTTTTCACGGACTGCTGTGCAAGGGATATTCTTGGCTTTTAGCGCTGTAATGGGCGCGAGTATGGCCGGGATTTTATTGGCGTATACTGGGGTTTCAGTCGCACGTACTTTTTTTGTGTGTTCTGTTATGTTCGGTGGAATGGCTTTGTGGGGATATACCACAGGCTCCAATTTAATGCGGTTTGGTTCTTTTCTAATAATGGGCGTTTGGGGGATAATTATTGCGTCGTTAGTTAATATCTTCCTGCATAGTTCTGCGCTGTCTTTATTGGTTTCCATCATTGGAGTTGTGTTGTTTACAGCCTTAACGGCCTACGATGCTCAACGCATTAAAATTAACTACCAACAAAATTTGAGCTATGCTTCAGCAGAAGATATCGGCAAGTTCAGTATCTATGATGCTTTGAATATGTATCTGAACTTTGTGAATCTATTTCAGTTTTTGCTTCAGTTTACTGGTGATAGAAATAGCCGATAAGTTAAAAAAATATTTAGAAATACTCATAACAAGAAGGGAAGTTCTTTATGGACTTCCCTTTTTAGGACTAAAAAAGTCTTGATTTATTTGAAAATGCTTCGAAAATAAGATTAAAAAAAATTAATTTTATAACTTAAAATCTTTTATAAACTTTGTAAAAATAGCGATCTACAGCCATTCTTTCTGCTGTATAGGTTTTCCCCTCTGTTATTTGATGAAGACAAAGCCTTGTATTCTAAGTGATTCAGGCGGAATAGTTCCAAGTTAAGGGGAGCGTATTGCTCCCTACTGTTTGAAAGAATTTCAGGAGCAGATCGTGGATCTTGTTTTTGATTTCATAACGAGAATGAGAAAGGGAGCAGAGATGGCCACTGTTGGTAGCTTTGATGCGCACCTTATCTTGTCAAACCGCTACCGGTTTCAGAGACAGTACCGGATGGGATGATGAAAGCAGGACCGATGAAAAAACTCTGGCGATATCTTCCAGCGTTGCCGGCGCTGATGCTATCGGGATGTACGGTTGATCTTTTGCAACCGGCGGGTCCGGTTGGTGAACTGAACCGCAATGTACTTGTGATCGAATTTGCGGTCATGATGTGTATTGTGGTTCCCGTTTGCATTGCGACAGTATATTTCGCTTGGAAATATAGAGCATCGAATACAAAGGCAGAATATCTTCCTGATTGGAGCCATTCTACAAAAATTGAATACTTCATTTGGGGTATTCCAACAGTTATAGTGGCTATTTTGTCCGTTATGAACTGGTGGAGTACACATGTTTATGATCCTTACCGTCCTCTCCCCGCAGAGGTCGCAGGCACAAACAAACCTCTTAATGTTCAGGTTGTTGCATTAGACTGGAAATGGTTGTTTATTTACCCAGATTTGGGAATTGCAACAATTAACCAGCTTGATATTCCAACAAAGACAGCGTTGAATTTTCAAATTACGTCAGATTCTGTTATGACGGCGTTCTTTATTCCACGTCTTGGCTCAATGATATATGCGATGCCAGGAATGCAGACGCAGTTGCATTTGTTAGCTAGTCAATCTGGAGATTTTCTGGGGGAAGCATCTCAGTATAGTGGAGGTGGTTTCTCAGATATGAAATTCCGCGCTATCGCGATGCCTCAAGCTCAGTTTAATGAGTGGGTTGAGAAGGTAAAAAGCGAAAACAGCAGCTTGGATGCGACAACGTATTCTAAATATGCTGCACCACAGATTGCTGCTCCAGTACATTATTTTGCGCATGTTCAGCCTGAATTGTTTGATGGCATCGTTGCTAAATATAATAACGGCATGATGGTTGATAAAACGACAGGTAAAGTCATGCATATGCAGTCTGTATCAGATGCTGCATCGTCCGACACTGGCATGAAGGAATAACCGACAGATGCTGGGAAAACTCACATGGTCAGCTGTGCCGCTGGATGTGCCTATTGTTATGGCCACATTCGCTGGTGTAGCTGTTATTGGCCTCGCTGTGCTGGGGCTTATTACCTATTTTGGAAAATGGGGATATTTGTGGCGTGAATGGTTAACAACTGTTGATCATAAACGCCTTGGTGTCATGTATATTGTTGTGGCTCTGGTGATGCTGGTCCGTGGTTTTGCGGATGCCATCATGATGAGAACACAATTAGCAATGGCTTATGCAGGTAACCCCGGTTATTTGCCGCCACATCACTATGACCAGATTTTCTCTGCCCATGGAACGATCATGATTTTCTTCATGGCCATGGCATTTATGACTGGTCTTTTGAATATTGTTGTACCTTTGCAAATCGGTGCACGAGACGTAGCATTCCCATTCCTGAACTCCCTTAGCTTTTATATGACGCTAACGGGTGTTGTTCTTGTAATGGCATCATTGTTTATTGGTGAGTTTGCTCAATGTGGTTGGCTTGTTTATCCACCACTGTCAGAGATCCAGTTTAGTCCTGGGGTAGGTGTTGATTACTACATCTGGGCTGTTCAGATTTCTGGTGTTGGGACTTTGTTAACAGGTGTTAACTTCTTTACGACACTTGTGAAGATGCGGGCGCCTGGCATGGGTTGGATGCAAATGCCAGTTTTCTGCTGGACTGCATTGTGCACCACAGTGTTGATTATGACATCCTTCCCAATTTTAACGGTTGCGCTTGGCCTGCTAAGCCTTGATCGTTATTTGGGAATGCACTTCTTTACAAATGATGCTGGCGGTAACGCCATGCTGTACCTGAACCTGATTTGGGCATGGGGTCACCCAGAAGTTTATATTCTGATTATCCCAGCTTTCGGTGTTTTCTCAGAAGTTACAGCAACATTCTCACGTAAGCCGCTTTTTGGTTACAATACGATGGTATATGCGACATGTTCGATCATGGCGCTTTCTCTCGTCGTTTGGGTTCACCACTTTTTCACCATGGGTGCTGGAGCTAACGTAAATAGCTTCTTTGGTATTATGACGATGATCATTGCCGTGCCTACAGGTGTTAAAATCTTTAACTGGTTGTTCACAATGTATAAGGGCCGTGTTGAATTCACAGCTCCGATGTATTGGACGATCGGCTTTATGATCACATTCTCAATCGGTGGTATGACAGGCGTTATGATGGCTATGCCTGCTGCGGATTGGATCGTGCATAACTCACTGTTCCTGATTGCTCACTTCCATAACGTTATTATCGGTGGTGTGTATTTCGGTTATGTCGCAGGGATGGATTATTGGTTCCCGAAAGCATTCGGTTTTAAGCTGAATGAAAAATGGGGCAAACGCGCATTTTGGTGCTGGTTCTTCGGTTTCTACCTTGCTTTCGGACCTCTTTACATTCTTGGTCTTGAAGGTATGACACGCCGTCTTAACCATTATAACAATCCACAATGGCATCCATGGCTTCTTGTTGCTGAGGGTGGCGCAATTGTTGTTGCTATGGGAATTATTTGCCAGCTTACGCAAATTTACGTTTCCATACGTGACCGTAACCTTCCAGAAAACAGGGATCTTACGGGTGATCCATGGAATGGCCGTACGCTTGAATGGTCTATTTCTTCACCACCGCCTGCCTATAACTTTGCTGTTATGCCAAACATTCATGGTTTGGATACATTCCATGAAGATAAGAAGTTAGGCCGTCCAGCAACAGGGCATGCGATTGAACCTATTCATATGCCAAAGAATACAGCTGTAGGTGCAATTATTGGTGCCTTTGCAATCCTGTTTGGTTTTGCTGCGGTATGGCATATTTGGTGGGTCGTTGGCTTGTCATTCTTCGGGATCATTGTGACGGTAATTGCACGTAGTGCGAACCGTGATATTGATTATTACGTACCGGTTGATGAGATTGAGCAGCATGAGAGAGCTTTTGATCAGCGCATTGCTGCAGCTCAGCCAGCAGAGTAAAGGAGGCACATAATTTATGGCTCACGAAGCGTCTATGTCGCCTTTGGCACATGCCGATGATCATGGGGGAGAGCATCACGAATCCCCCGTGGTGTTTGGTTTCTGGCTTTACCTGATGACCGACTGCGTTCTGTTTGGTTCAATTTTCGCAGCATTTGCTGTCTTGCGCCATCAGTATGCTGGGGGTCCAACAGGGAAAGACTTGTTTGATCTTAAGAATGTTGGAATAGAAACAGCAATCTTGCTTGTTTCCTCCATTACCTATGGCTTTGCTTCACTCAGTGCGATGGCAAAGAAAAAGGGAATGGTTTTGTTATGGTTGCTAGTAACATTTCTTCTTGGCCTTTCATTCGTAGGGTTGGAAGTAACTGAATTCCATAACATGATTGCAGAGGGTAATGGGCCAGATCGTTCAGCGTTCTTGTCAGCATTCTTTACGCTGGTGGGAACTCACGGTCTGCACGTTAGCTTTGGTCTGCTTTGGATGGTGGTTTTGATGTTCCAGATGTGTGGTGCACAGGGCTTGTCCGAACGGATGATGAATAAGCTGGCTTGCTTAAGCTTGTTCTGGCACTTTCTTGACATTGTCTGGATCTGTGTTTTCTCCTTCGTTTATCTGGCAGGAGTAATGTAATGACCCAAGCTCCAACAACGACAATGACAAGTGATAGCCACGGTTCGTATGGATCGTATCTTGTTGGGTTTATTCTAGCTGTTATTTTGACCGTCGCGTCATTTGCAGTTGTTATGAGCCACGCATTCTCTCCAACAGTTACTATGTCCCTACTTGGGGTTTTGGCTGTTGTGCAGATTATCGTTCACTTGATCTTTTTCTTGCACTTGAATACGAGCACAGAGCAAAGCTGGAATTTGTTGGCTTTCTTTGTGGCTGCAGCAACGGTGGTTATCGTTGTAGGTGGTGTGCTCTTTGTGATGCACGACACAGCCGTCAATATGATGTCTCGTTAATTCTTTTGTAGAATTATAAAAGAGAAAAAGGCCGACAGAATTAAATCTGTCGGCCTTTTTTGTATTAAGATGTATGGTAAAAAAAATACCGGACATAAAAGCCCGGTACTTTAAAGAGCGCTTTATAAGATATTAGTCTTTGTGAGGGTTTTCAGACAAAAGCTCAGCTTTGTTGGGTTTGTCTTTCCATTCTTCTGCATCTGCTGGCTGTTCTCCCTTGCGGGTAATATTAGGCCATTGCGCAGAGAACTTAGCGTTAATTTCAATCCATGGTGTAGAGCGGTTATCGCTGTCTGGGAAAATCGCTTCAGCAGGGCATTCTGGCTCACAGACCCCGCAATCAATGCATTCATCAGGATTGATCACAAGAAAGTTTTCGCCCGCATAAAAGCAGTCAACAGGACAAACTTCAACGCAGTCCATAAACTTGCACTTGATACAGTTCTCTGTAACGACGTAACTCATCGGTTTCTCCAGTAATTTTAATGCTTGCTTGGGTTGGTTTTACCACAAAATTTAAACTGTGCTTGATGGTATGCGAATGTTTGCCGAGAGATGCAAGGTTCTTAGCACATTTCTTCAATAATTTCGTATAATAAAGCAGCTTCTTTTGCTGGCCCTCGACGCTCACCAAGGGCTAAAACTCTCCATACTCGTACAGATTGATGAGGGGAAAAAGGTGGGAGGGTAAGAATATCCCCCACACGAAGTTTTGCGTGTGGTTTATTGGTGGGTTGGTTATTAATTCGGATACGTCCTTTTTGAATAGTGGCTGCGCAGATGGCACGTGTCTTTGCAATCCGTGCATAATAAAGCCATTGATCTAAACGTTGATAAGGTTCGCTCATATATTATTTGATTGTAAGGGTGGCCAAGGCGGCGAAAGGACTATCAAAGTGGTTTTTTCGAGAAGGCTTTCTTTTGTTCTGCAAGGCTTGCGGAGGTCGCCGGGAACTGCGGGTCTGTTGATGGGAAAGTAACATAAGAGGAGATGGTGGCCCAAAGAGATTTGGCTTTAAAACGGCTGGAGGGTGGTGTGCTATTCCCAAGCTTGAGAGGGTAGAGGAGATAGCGGTATTCTTTATGCCTAAACGCGAGGCGATGTTATTAGGAGCAACATGATGGCGTTTATGGGTTAAGGACGACATTTCTCGGATAAATTTTTCAGCAATATCAATGCGCAGACCATATCCTCCGGCTTTTAGCCATCCAGGCATCTTGGATACGGTTTCCCAAGGGAGAGATATACGGCTTGCTGGTGTGAAGCTAATGGGCTGATTTCTATGAACATGATTTAAAAATGTAAGAATATTGAGAGGTCGTTCTCGGAAGAAAGCGGGAAGAAAAATAAAAAAACGGCCAATCATGATGCCCATTTTATGAAGGTATTTTCGGTCTCGACTAGAAATTTTATGGTCACTAGGCAGAGTTGGAGTGATGGCTCCATCTTCAAATAAACGATGTAAAATACCTCGCAAGACAGGCGTATCCGTAGCTGCTCTGTTCGCTTTGAATAATAGGTTGAGCTCATTGCGCAAGAATGACGTTATAAAGTGTTGCAAGCGTTGCTCGACAAGGAGTTTTTGGTTGCTATCAGCAAACTCTCCCGCAAAAAGTTTAATCTTGGGGTCAAGAATAGCTGGTCCAGAAATAAGCTTCCCTAACGGCTTTCCATTCCAGGAAATAACCCCTGATGTAATATCTAAATTGAGTTCCTGATCGGGTGTGTTTTGCAATAATTTGATGCGGCGTGGAATTTCTTGCAGAAGGGCTTTGCGTCCTGCACGTAAGATTAATTCTTGATCAGGGCCGTGTGTGACGTCTGTTTGTAACGTGAAGCCTTCAATTTTCCCAATATTATGGCCTTCTACTATGACGTGCCCATCCGCCGTAACAGCAGAAAGTAAATTTTGGTCTGTCTCTGCGTCAAAGCGTCTTAAAAGTGTGGTGGCTCGTCGGTCCACAAAGCGTGCAGTAAGGCGTTCATGCAAAGCATCTGAAAGGAGGTCTTCCACTTCACGGGTGCGTTCTTGCCATATTGTGGAATGGCGGCTCCATTCGCCTCGTGCTGCAACATAGGAGCACACGCGTACACCTGTCAGGCGGTGCATGAGTGTATCAATATCACCATCTGTTCTCGAAAAACCACGAATATGGCTTTCAAACCATTGGGCAGGAATGGTGCCGTCTTTGAGGATATGAAGAAATAACCGACCACATAATCGTGTGTGGCTGTCATCTCCGAGTTTACGGAAGTCTGGAATTTGGCAGACTTCCCACAGAAGAGAGGTAGCACGTCGGCCTTTAGCGACAGCTTGTATGTCAGGATCGAGAATAAGGTTTTCTAATGTTATGACATCAGATGCCACGCGCCCGGCAGTCAAACCACGCGTAGGTGGTGCAACGGTAAGACTTGCTAATAGAGCACGTGGGTTCGTGAAGTCTAATTGGCTGTTGCGCCAATAGAGACGTTGAAGAGGGTCAAAACGGTGCTGCTCGATCGCCTCTACGGTTGCGCCTGACATGGGAGGGCAGTCTGCTGTGGTACCGAAAGAGCCGTCTTTCATTCCTCTTCCCGCACGGCCTGCAATTTGTGCAATTTCTTGAGGGAAAAGTGGTCGAGGTGATGTTCCATCAAACTTGGAGAGTTGAGCGAGCGCAACATGGTCGACATCCATGTTTAAACCCATGCCAATGGCATCTGTTGCGACAAGATAGTCGACTTCACGATTTTGATAGAGCTCTACTTGCGCGTTCCGGGTTCGGGGGCTGAGCTGCCCCATGATGACAGCACATCCCCCACGGCGCCTACGAATGACTTCTGCTAGAGCGTATACTTCCGCCATTGAGAAAGCGACGATGGCGGAGCGGGGAGGAAGGCGGGAAAGTTTTGTCGGCCCCGTATTGCTCAGATTGGATAGTCGGTTTCGAATGTCAATTTCAATGCCGGGAATAAGTCTTTGTAAGAGGGGGCGTATGGTTTCAGCGCCGAGAAAAAGTGTTTCGACCGTTCCTCGAGCGTTAAGAATGCGATCAGTAAAAATATGGCCGCGGTCTGGATCAGCAGCGAGTTGTATTTCATCAACAGCGACAAATTCAGCTTTTCGGTCCAAAGGCATTGCTTCAACCGTACAGGAGAACCATTTGGCTCCTGGAGGAATAATTTTTTCTTCTCCAGTAATAAGAGCGACAGACCGCTCTCCCTTTGCTTTGACAAGGCGCTCGTAGTTTTCGCGTGCGAGTAGACGTAAGGGAAAGCCGATAATTCCAGATGAGTGCGCCATCATGCGTGTTAATGCATAATGGGTTTTACCGGTATTGGTTGGACCAAGTGCTGCACGTATAGTGCTTGGCATGGTATGGTGTAGTGTGTGAGATGCACTCTTCATAATCTCATGGTCGTGGTCTTAAGGAAGAAAAGCAAGTTCTAGAACAGCATCAGACATAATATTTTAGGAAAAAATGATGAAAAACACCCCTGAATTACCATTTGTATCCCTTTCAGATGCTTCTTTCGTAAGGGACTTGCATATTGTTTCAATACAGAATGACTTGGTCATTAAGAATCTTACGGCTCCTTTTTCGGAATTTTTGGCAGGACAAGGATTTTCCGTTTCTGCAGGTTCTTTCGTGCTTATTCCCGGTGGGAACGGTGTTGACGGCGCGTTGTTCTGTATTGACCCATCTGAGCAGAATGATCCGACTGTTTTTGGGAAATTAGGGAGTGCTTTGCCGAAAGGTGACTGGCGTATTGTGTTGCACGATCTGGATGAAGTTGTTCGCCAAACAGCTTTAATTGGATTTGGTATGGGGGTGTATCGTTATCATGTTGCTGAACGTACAGAATCTCAAAAAGTTAGAATTGTTATTTCTGAAGTAGATTCGAAGGCAGTATCGGTTCTTAGGGCTAATTGGTTGGGGCGAGACCTCATCAATACACCTGCAAATTTGTTAGGCCCTCAGGAGTTGGCACAATGCGCGCAAGATGAATTGGTCGCACGTGGAGCCGAAGTTTCTGTTGTACAAGGGGATGACTTAGAGAAAGAATATCCTTGTCTGGCTGCGGTGGGGGCTGGTTCGGACCGTGCATCTGCGGTTGTTATCGCACGATGGAAAGCACGGGAAGGGGCACCAAGAATATCACTCGTTGGAAAAGGTGTATGTTTCGACACGGGTGGGTATGACCTTAAACCTGCGTCCGGAATGTTACGGATGAAAAAGGATATGGGTGGAGCAGCGTTAATGCTGTCTGTGATGGCTGCTGCCATCGATATGCAACTGGACGTGGATTTGGAGCTCCGCCTTGGGTGTGTTGAAAATAGTGTTTCTGGGCATGCTATGAGGCCGGGAGATGTGCTTCTGACACGCAGCGGTCGTTATGTTGAAGTTGGCAATACAGATGCAGAAGGCCGCTTAGTTCTTTGTGATCTTTTAGCAGAGGCATCAGAAAGTCACCCAGATTATATTATCGATGCTGCCACTTTAACAGGAGCAGCTCGTGTGGCTCTTGGCCCTGATTTGCCAGCTTTATTTAGTAATGATGATGTTTTGGCTGATTGTCTTTTAAAAGCGGGGGAGAAAGCGGCTGATCCCCTATGGCGTTTGCCTTTGTGGAAAAAATACGATCAGTGGTTGGATAGCAAAATTGCAGATTTAAATAATGTAACATCCAAACCTATGGCTGGGGCGATTACCGCAGCTCTGTATCTTCAGCGCTTTATTCCCGAAAGTCAGAAATGGGCTCATATTGATACGTATGGATGGAATGATTCGACAACATATGGCCGGCCTGAAGGGGGTGAAACTTTGGCACTTCATGCCGTTTTGGGAATGATTTCAGACATCAAGCCGGTATTCGCAAAATGAGGGGCTGCATTGCACTATAATTTTTAACACATCGAAACGGATTTATTGTAAGATGGTTACGTAAGGGCAGTTAAGTATCATTTATTAAATTGCGTGCAGCTTGTTTTGATAACACCACTTG
Protein-coding sequences here:
- a CDS encoding helicase-related protein, giving the protein MKSASHTLHHTMPSTIRAALGPTNTGKTHYALTRMMAHSSGIIGFPLRLLARENYERLVKAKGERSVALITGEEKIIPPGAKWFSCTVEAMPLDRKAEFVAVDEIQLAADPDRGHIFTDRILNARGTVETLFLGAETIRPLLQRLIPGIEIDIRNRLSNLSNTGPTKLSRLPPRSAIVAFSMAEVYALAEVIRRRRGGCAVIMGQLSPRTRNAQVELYQNREVDYLVATDAIGMGLNMDVDHVALAQLSKFDGTSPRPLFPQEIAQIAGRAGRGMKDGSFGTTADCPPMSGATVEAIEQHRFDPLQRLYWRNSQLDFTNPRALLASLTVAPPTRGLTAGRVASDVITLENLILDPDIQAVAKGRRATSLLWEVCQIPDFRKLGDDSHTRLCGRLFLHILKDGTIPAQWFESHIRGFSRTDGDIDTLMHRLTGVRVCSYVAARGEWSRHSTIWQERTREVEDLLSDALHERLTARFVDRRATTLLRRFDAETDQNLLSAVTADGHVIVEGHNIGKIEGFTLQTDVTHGPDQELILRAGRKALLQEIPRRIKLLQNTPDQELNLDITSGVISWNGKPLGKLISGPAILDPKIKLFAGEFADSNQKLLVEQRLQHFITSFLRNELNLLFKANRAATDTPVLRGILHRLFEDGAITPTLPSDHKISSRDRKYLHKMGIMIGRFFIFLPAFFRERPLNILTFLNHVHRNQPISFTPASRISLPWETVSKMPGWLKAGGYGLRIDIAEKFIREMSSLTHKRHHVAPNNIASRLGIKNTAISSTLSSLGIAHHPPAVLKPNLFGPPSPLMLLSHQQTRSSRRPPQALQNKRKPSRKNHFDSPFAALATLTIK
- a CDS encoding leucyl aminopeptidase family protein, with protein sequence MMKNTPELPFVSLSDASFVRDLHIVSIQNDLVIKNLTAPFSEFLAGQGFSVSAGSFVLIPGGNGVDGALFCIDPSEQNDPTVFGKLGSALPKGDWRIVLHDLDEVVRQTALIGFGMGVYRYHVAERTESQKVRIVISEVDSKAVSVLRANWLGRDLINTPANLLGPQELAQCAQDELVARGAEVSVVQGDDLEKEYPCLAAVGAGSDRASAVVIARWKAREGAPRISLVGKGVCFDTGGYDLKPASGMLRMKKDMGGAALMLSVMAAAIDMQLDVDLELRLGCVENSVSGHAMRPGDVLLTRSGRYVEVGNTDAEGRLVLCDLLAEASESHPDYIIDAATLTGAARVALGPDLPALFSNDDVLADCLLKAGEKAADPLWRLPLWKKYDQWLDSKIADLNNVTSKPMAGAITAALYLQRFIPESQKWAHIDTYGWNDSTTYGRPEGGETLALHAVLGMISDIKPVFAK